From one Bacteroidota bacterium genomic stretch:
- a CDS encoding adenylyltransferase/cytidyltransferase family protein: MNATEIIASKIHTPGSIKWKIAQLHFFGKKIVFTNGCFDIVHLGHVDYLAKAAECGIFFIVGMNSDASVKLLNKGMNRPLQDEHSRSMVIAAMEFVDAVILFDEETPYQLINFIQPDVLVKGADYDAAEKDAKNKKYIVGSDLVRANGGEIKTIEFVEGYSTSAIEKKISGK, encoded by the coding sequence ATGAATGCAACGGAAATAATCGCTTCAAAAATTCATACGCCGGGTTCCATCAAATGGAAAATTGCGCAGCTGCATTTTTTCGGGAAGAAGATCGTTTTCACCAATGGCTGTTTCGATATTGTTCATCTCGGGCATGTCGATTATCTCGCAAAAGCTGCGGAGTGCGGGATTTTTTTCATTGTGGGAATGAACAGCGATGCAAGTGTGAAATTGCTGAACAAAGGAATGAATCGCCCGCTGCAGGATGAACATTCGAGGTCAATGGTGATCGCTGCAATGGAATTTGTGGATGCAGTTATTTTGTTCGACGAGGAAACTCCATATCAATTAATAAATTTCATTCAACCGGATGTTTTAGTGAAAGGCGCCGATTACGATGCTGCCGAAAAAGATGCGAAGAATAAAAAATATATTGTGGGTTCCGATCTTGTGCGTGCCAATGGTGGAGAAATAAAAACGATTGAATTTGTTGAGGGCTATTCTACGAGTGCGATAGAAAAAAAAATATCAGGAAAGTA
- a CDS encoding flippase-like domain-containing protein codes for MNQKLKQFLQFIVFFGLGVGLMYWQFSRFKPEEKEQFFTALKTANYGWFAVAIIIGALAHLSRAMRWKQTLLPLGHKAGLGSRFYAVMIGYLANYGIPRSGEVIRCGVLKTSDDVPFAESFGTVIVERIVDMVCLGIVFLLVLILEFSQLSSMWVEYIRTPALNWFGHLFQNKTLLIILAAGIILLVVSIFIFRKKISSGIRKKVSGFFNGFKNGLLTVRKLPSPGIFLFHTIFIWCGYLSSLYVCFFCFPTTSGLSIHTALVLLLFGTFGVIFTPGGIGMYQIIVTGVLIGIAPSSQPDAPAFAWLSWGAQVGTVLLFFGISAILRNTLNRSVK; via the coding sequence TTGAATCAGAAGCTCAAGCAATTTCTCCAGTTCATTGTCTTTTTCGGACTGGGTGTTGGTTTGATGTATTGGCAGTTCAGCAGATTTAAACCGGAAGAGAAAGAACAATTTTTTACTGCACTTAAAACGGCGAATTACGGATGGTTTGCAGTCGCGATCATTATAGGCGCGCTCGCACACCTGAGCCGCGCGATGCGATGGAAACAAACGCTTCTTCCGCTCGGGCATAAAGCAGGATTAGGAAGCCGGTTTTATGCGGTGATGATCGGCTATCTCGCGAATTACGGAATTCCACGTTCGGGAGAAGTGATTCGTTGCGGCGTATTGAAAACGTCGGATGATGTTCCATTTGCAGAATCATTCGGCACGGTGATCGTTGAGCGCATCGTGGATATGGTTTGCCTGGGAATTGTTTTTCTGCTCGTTCTCATTCTTGAATTTTCACAACTGAGTTCGATGTGGGTCGAATACATCCGGACGCCGGCGTTGAACTGGTTCGGCCATCTTTTTCAGAATAAAACTTTGTTGATCATTCTCGCTGCAGGAATTATTCTTCTGGTCGTCTCTATTTTTATTTTCCGTAAAAAGATCAGCAGCGGTATTCGTAAAAAAGTCAGCGGTTTTTTCAATGGATTTAAAAACGGTTTGCTCACAGTTAGAAAACTTCCGTCGCCCGGAATTTTTCTCTTTCATACCATTTTCATCTGGTGCGGATATCTTTCATCTCTTTACGTTTGCTTTTTCTGTTTCCCGACAACGAGCGGACTGAGCATTCACACGGCGCTTGTATTGCTGCTTTTCGGCACTTTCGGTGTCATCTTCACACCTGGTGGAATAGGAATGTACCAGATAATCGTAACAGGCGTGCTTATCGGGATCGCTCCTTCTTCTCAGCCAGATGCGCCGGCATTCGCATGGTTGAGCTGGGGCGCACAGGTAGGAACAGTACTGTTGTTCTTCGGGATTTCTGCAATTTTAAGAAACACTTTAAACCGCTCAGTGAAATGA
- a CDS encoding aspartate 1-decarboxylase encodes MQIQVLKSKIHRVRVTQADLNYIGSITIDEELMNAANLIENEQVHVLNYRNGERIVTYVIKGKRGSGVICLNGPAALKFNPGDDVIVLSYAVMEFEAAKKFNPVVIFPDTGNNNKLKS; translated from the coding sequence ATGCAGATACAAGTGTTGAAATCGAAAATTCACCGGGTGCGTGTTACGCAGGCCGATCTGAACTACATTGGCAGTATTACGATCGATGAAGAACTGATGAATGCGGCGAATCTTATTGAGAACGAGCAAGTGCACGTTTTGAATTACCGCAACGGAGAACGCATTGTAACTTATGTGATCAAAGGAAAACGCGGAAGTGGAGTGATTTGTCTCAATGGCCCTGCTGCTTTAAAATTCAATCCGGGTGATGATGTGATCGTACTCTCTTATGCAGTGATGGAATTTGAAGCGGCGAAAAAATTCAATCCTGTTGTGATTTTTCCGGACACGGGAAACAACAACAAACTTAAATCCTGA